One stretch of Brachyhypopomus gauderio isolate BG-103 chromosome 10, BGAUD_0.2, whole genome shotgun sequence DNA includes these proteins:
- the ncoa6 gene encoding nuclear receptor coactivator 6 isoform X1, translating into MARQPGPSESPCCPASPGLHAPWEQDSGVEDGDDVCSNNGEISLGRTSSPDGEETTTIFVAFKGNLNDRDFQEKLDAILNGMPQMLSLGPEGLAPLRVEPWNSVRVTFNIPREAAERLRLLAQNNHQQLRDLGILSVQIEGEGPINVAAGQNRGQELRVNGPIGAPGAPGQMRMDVGFPIQQGPGGLRMSNPVMVPSGPGMVPSGPGMAVQGMVPGSSGQMHPRLPRPPNQTDSMEPMMPGLALQQQLQHPPVPHGPPNAMGPQGHHLQAMQASRQLNPAALQQLQQQQQQQQAQLAQMGVARGPFNPSNQMSGPAGWNQLPHGLLQPTPAQGAMGPNWRKGPPQAAMGQRPPSLASVQTPNHPPPPYPFGSQQAGQVFNTMAQQQLQQTGPNQFAAPQPKGPQGVPGAAGPRAPPALPPVSAPQGSLASKSPGSSSSPFQQGSPGTPPMMGQGQGQLGPRPTTPQGYPQGVGSPGRAVLGQQGNVQPGFMGMPQHGQVPQGGMGGMQKRMPMGFPNVPVSQNQGGTQTATAPQLQNTQNVAHSGVQPSVSTPNHMQPNPLHAGGVGHHGGMAPQPPATSGGTMGASQSGLQTQMMGIQSQLQTPPSSQAQMVQGQAGGQTVLSRPMSQGQRGMTPPKQMIPPQGQGLMQGQGHQALLMQQQQQQQQQQQQQQNVTIDQMAASQMQGNKQAFVPKGQPGVMQGQMMRGPSPNLQGSIVQFQSQQQMTPQQQQQMAQLQQQQLQQQQQLQQHQQLQQQQQQQLQQQQQQLQQQQQLQQQQQQLQQQQQQLQQQQLQQQQLQQQQQQLQQQQQLQLQHQQPQQQQIPQQQLQQQHQQMAQQSQQIPMNGNPSQALGLHGPQMRLPGHHLVQQQIQQQQQQLQQKQQHQPQQQHVMQHLQQQQAAGQQHPHPLVDGSGGAGDLGQQQMLPDMQMQQQQQQQQGMMGGPQHMQVGNGHFPGHGMPFNPQFGGQMPMGGPCAQTSGFPVSKDVTLTSPLLVNLLQSDISAGQFGPGGKQGAGGVGANQAKPKKKKPPRKKKPKAGEGQQSAEGVGSGLDSVPQGMEDVELQGAGTDQGVSMDSSNTKPSEFTNRSGFSGQPGDQRVLQQMPIQFMAQQQQMQQQLQQQQLQQQQLQQQQMHQQQQQQLQQQQMHQQQQQQQMQQQQQMQQQQMHIQSMQIPAGQAGTQQGPQQGQHPPIHPHQLQLQQQPPQHLQQQQQQQQQPQQQAPPPSPQQQQQQHMMMMLKMQHEQAKNRVPLQQGGHPPRGLNPGDPTQRMPVSQHSNMPVMIHLQGHGVPPSPDKARGTQLAGAGRRMPHPDIGQGNPGMVSEEAPGTPNLQDRPSADMAASQAGNGSQQNIVSQGPNTHLLKSVPSSLPQQPGASPQQQQPQQVTPIASSHNLHFPSAPSTSQTSRPKTPNRASPRPYHHPLTPTNRPPSTEPSEINLSPERLNASIAGLFPPKINIPLPPRQPNLNRGFDQQGLNPTTLKAIGQAPPSLTSLTNSTTTSGNNTQQPFIAGGGAAHGGGKQEKQPGGAQAKRASPSNSRRSSPASNRKSATPSPGRQKGAKNPLTPALHQQQSTVSQTATASSTVLSSASASVSSVGSLEQQQSQNPLQPHSSNSDTVRDSQGQATQPEQRQIAQVPRDQSAVRMASPWVPSQELKSQEAGNVLEQPSEEVHQPQNPAQQELGSVISPGFRDAPTSLNQLLDNTSTSSLSMKPPKITPTGSGDLMKKESPQSLTDQEGQRNPGNLQNSESADSLPVGEPEQKPKVGSMPSPNLVQSSNSSHQSPCVVSSVGSALLISPTTSSSPHPNPSVSPNPNAKPMASMSQTVLQRPTSSGPTPNQITVFVTSSAISSAASTASAVPSAIASTVPSKNIRPPEIRQSTPTQTRPPQFITAPVFINPIFQVTAASVPSSTSVVSPSVTVVRPIQVPANIQLAPAPVSATVSVPAPVAMATPPPAVSIATSQQGRAMIGQIKVQVPASQASPMTTVPPQQKNLGIPMQESTSDASVSTPSSVGRPSLQPTSSSSTSSSFQQTLTSPVCSSPGITSVARRSPLSTTVTVAKTSHVQTVLSKASIPQSGDSHQMQQQNTSQAGKTTDIASKVSSRVITTEPLSCPQPPPTTVSSAQTTLQPLVPVSTISSSAPAQSPVPASPVPTPSVPTTTVTVPLASPVTTSPPTHAPATGLPPPLSAPGNTGPSTGPSVLSPPLPAVERPRTAEMDAALPDPVEPAEISAKASSLTAEPGVAQEEQRLSDQPGEAATSVAEQGWAKKRKAPIDLVPRDTRAATEKAKGPSRRSSRAEKDAEEDMSDNGQRKRAARPGSASSSTGKATESNTGAPPTQAKRRKSK; encoded by the exons ATGGCACGACAGCCCGGCCCGTCTGAAAGCCCCTGCTGCCCGGCCTCTCCTGGGCTCCACGCACCCTGGGAGCAGGACTCTGGAGTGGAGGACGGCGATGACGTCTGCAGTAATAACGGAGAGATCAGTCTGGGTCGGACGTCGAGTCCAGACGGAGAGGAAACCACCACTATTTTTGTTGCTTTCAAAGGGAACTTGAATGACCGTGACTTTCAGGAGAAGCTTGATGCCATCTTGAATGGGATGCCTCAGATGCTTTCGTTGG GTCCCGAGGGGCTAGCGCCCCTGCGGGTGGAGCCCTGGAATAGTGTACGCGTCACCTTCAACATCCCCCGCGAGGCTGCAGAAAGGCTCCGCCTCCTCGCACAAAACAACCATCAGCAGCTGCGGGACCTGGGCATCCTGTCCGTGCAGATCGAAG GTGAAGGACCCATCAATGTGGCTGCGGGGCAGAACAGAGGGCAGGAACTGAGGGTGAACGGGCCTATTGGTGCCCCTGGTGCCCCTGGTCAGATGAGAATGGATGTAGGCTTCCCCATACAGCAAGGCCCTG GGGGGTTGAGGATGAGCAATCCCGTGATGGTGCCGTCTGGCCCTGGCATGGTGCCGTCTGGCCCTGGCATGGCTGTGCAGGGTATGGTACCTGGCAGTAGTGGGCAGATGCACCCAAGACTGCCCAGACCACCAAACCAAACAG ACTCGATGGAGCCCATGATGCCGGGACTAGCTCTGCAGCAACAGCTCCAGCACCCACCAGTGCCCCACGGGCCACCCAATGCCATGGGCCCACAAGGTCACCACCTCCAGGCCATGCAGGCAAGTCGCCAGCTCAACCCAGCGGCCTTGcagcagctacagcagcagcaacagcagcagcaagCTCAGCTGGCGCAGATGGGCGTGGCCCGCGGCCCCTTCAACCCTTCTAACCAGATGTCTGGCCCCGCTGGCTGGAACCAGTTGCCCCATGGTCTTCTCCAGCCAACGCCTGCTCAAGGCGCAATGGGACCGAACTGGAGGAAAGGTCCCCCGCAGGCCGCCATGGGGCAGCGCCCTCCCTCCTTGGCCTCGGTGCAAACCCCAAACCATCCACCGCCTCCATATCCTTTTGGGAGCCAGCAGGCTGGACAGGTGTTCAACACCATGGCTCAGCAGCAGCTGCAGCAGACGGGGCCCAACCAGTTCGCGGCCCCTCAGCCTAAAGGTCCCCAGGGAGTTCCAGGAGCGGCGGGTCCGAGGGCCCCTCCTGCCCTGCCTCCTGTGTCTGCACCACAGGGCAGCCTCGCTTCCAAGTCCCCGGGGTCCTCGTCCTCTCCTTTTCAGCAGGGCTCACCTGGAACACCCCCCATGATGGGACAGGGCCAAGGTCAGCTGGGTCCACGGCCCACAACTCCGCAGGGGTACCCGCAGGGAGTTGGATCTCCAGGCAGGGCTGTGTTGGGGCAGCAGGGTAACGTTCAGCCGGGATTCATGGGTATGCCCCAGCATGGGCAGGTTCCCCAAGGTGGCATGGGAG GTATGCAGAAGCGTATGCCAATGGGCTTTCCAAATGTTCCCGTTAGTCAGAACCAAGGAGGAACTCAGACTGCTACAGCTCCCCAGCTGCAAAACACTCAGAATGTGGCACACTCAG GCGTTCAACCTTCCGTCTCGACGCCAAACCACATGCAGCCTAATCCCCTTCACGCTGGAGGTGTTGGCCATCACGGCGGGATGGCTCCCCAGCCGCCTGCCACCTCAGGAGGCACTATGGGCGCGTCTCAGTCAGGCCTACAGACACAGATGATGGGTATACAGTCCCAACTTCAGACTCCACCTTCTTCTCAAGCTCAGATGGTGCAAGGCCAGGCTGGGGGTCAGACTGTCCTGTCCCGCCCCATGAGCCAAGGACAGCGAGGGATGACCCCTCCTAAACAAATGATACCCCCACAGGGGCAAGGGCTGATGCAGGGCCAGGGGCACCAGGCATTATTGATGCAgcagcagcaacaacaacaacaacaacagcagcagcagcagaatGTGACCATAGACCAGATGGCTGCCAGCCAGATGCAAGGAAACAAGCAGGCTTTTGTGCCCAAAGGTCAGCCAGGGGTCATGCAGGGTCAAATGATGCGAGGCCCATCACCTAATTTGCAAGGCAGCATTGTGCAGTTTCAGTCTCAGCAACAGATGACTCCTCAACAGCAGCAGCAAATGGCTCagctacagcagcagcagctacagcagcagcagcagctacagcagcatcagcagctacagcagcagcagcagcagcagctacagcagcaacagcagcagctacagcaacagcagcagctacagcagcagcagcagcagttgcaacagcagcagcagcagctacagcagcagcagctacagcaacagcagctacagcagcaacagcaacaattacagcaacagcagcagctacaactgcagcaccagcagccaCAACAGCAGCAGATACCACAGCAACAGCTTCAGCAGCAGCACCAGCAAATGGCACAGCAATCTCAACAGATCCCAATGAACGGCAATCCCAGCCAAGCTCTGGGCCTGCATGGCCCACAGATGAGACTCCCAGGGCATCATCTGGTGCAGCAGCagatacaacaacaacaacaacagcttcAGCAAAAACAACAGCATCAACCACAGCAGCAGCATGTGATGCAACACTTACAGCAGCAACAGGCGGCCGGCCAGCAGCACCCACATCCGCTTGTAGACGGCAGTGGAGGAGCCGGCGACCTTGGGCAACAACAAATGCTTCCTGACATGCAAatgcaacagcagcagcagcagcagcagggcATGATGGGAGGTCCTCAACACATGCAGGTGGGCAATGGCCATTTTCCTGGTCATGGAATGCCCTTTAATCCTCAGTTTGGTGGCCAGATGCCGATGGGTGGGCCCTGTGCGCAAACAAGTGGCTTTCCAGTGAGTAAAGATGTGACTCTGACTAGTCCCTTGTTAGTCAACCTTCTCCAGAGTGATATCTCTGCTGGTCAGTTTGGGCCAGGTGGAAAACAGGGAGCCGGTGGGGTTGGTGCTAACCAAGCCAAACCAAAGAAGAAGAAACCACCTCGCAAGAAGAAACCCAAAGCAGGAGAAGGACAGCAGTCCGCTGAAGGAGTCGG TAGTGGTCTGGATTCAGTTCCGCAAGGAATGGAGGACGTAGAGTTGCAAGGGGCGGGCACTGATCAAGGAGTCAGCATGGACTCTTCCAACACGAAACCATCTGAATTCACTAATCggtcag GATTTTCTGGCCAGCCAGGAGACCAAAGGGTATTACAACAAATGCCTATTCAGTTCATGGCCCAACAACAGCAGATGCAGCAACAGTTACAACAGCAACAATTACAACAGCAACAGTTACAACAGCAACAAATGcatcagcaacaacaacaacagttacaacagcaacaaatgcatcaacaacaacagcaacagcaaatgcaacaacagcaacaaatgCAACAGCAACAGATGCATATACAGAGTATGCAGATTCCTGCAGGCCAGGCTGGGACCCAGCAAGGACCACAGCAAGGAcaacatccacccatccatccacatCAACTACAGCTCCAACAGCAGCCGCCACAGCACCTGCAgcagcagcaacagcagcagcaacaaccacaacaacaggcaccaccaccatcaccgcaGCAACAGCAGCAACAACACATGATGATGATGCTGAAAATGCAACATGAACAAGCAAAAAATCGAGTTCCTCTTCAACAAGGTGGACACCCGCCAAGAGGTCTCAACCCTGGCGATCCCACACAGAGAATGCCTGTGTCTCAACATAGCAACATGCCCGTAATGATTCATTTACAAGGGCACGGTGTTCCTCCATCTCCCGATAAAGCTAGGGGGACGCAGCTAGCCGGAGCAGGCCGGAGAATGCCCCATCCAGACATCGGACAAGGGAACCCAGGAATGGTGTCGGAGGAAGCGCCAGGGACTCCTAACTTGCAGGACAGGCCATCGGCAGATATGGCAGCATCTCAAGCAGGGAATGGCAGTCAACAAAATATCGTCAGCCAGGGTCCTAACACGCACTTGTTAAAGTCTGTGCCTTCGTCGCTGCCTCAGCAACCAGGAGCGAGTCCCCAGCAACAGCAGCCCCAGCAAGTAACACCAATTGCCAGCTCGCATAATCTTCACTTTCCCAGTGCTCCTTCAACCTCACAGACCTCCCGCCCTAAAACACCAaaccgagccagtcctagacctTATCACCATCCACTGACCCCCACCAACCGTCCGCCTAGTACTGAGCCTTCAGAGATAAATCTCTCCCCCGAGAGACTGAATGCATCGATTGCTGGCCTTTTCCCTCCTAAGATCAACATCCCTCTGCCGCCCCGACAACCTAACCTAAATCGGGGTTTTGATCAGCAGGGTCTAAATCCAACCACATTAAAAGCTATTGGACAAGCTCCACCAAGCCTAACATCTCTTACTAACAGTACCACCACCAGTGGCAATAATACCCAGCAGCCATTTATTGCAGGTGGTGGTGCAGCACACGGAGGTGGAAAGCAAGAAAAGCAACCTGGTGGTGCTCAGGCTAAGCGGGCCAGTCCCAGTAACAGTCGCCGATCTAGTCCTGCCTCGAACCGCAAATCTGCAACTCCAAGCCCAGGAAGGCAAAAGGGGGCAAAGAACCCTCTAACGCCAGCACTGCATCAGCAGCAGTCAACTGTATCCCAGACTGCGACAGCCAGTTCTACAGTGCTGTCCAGTGCCAGCGCATCCGTGTCATCTGTAGGGTCTCTAGAGCAACAACAGAGCCAAAATCCTCTGCAGCCACACTCAAGTAACTCTGATACAGTGAGGGATAGCCAGGGCCAAGCAACACAGCCGGAACAGCGTCAGATAGCCCAGGTGCCAAGAGATCAATCTGCTGTCAGAATGGCAAGTCCATGGGTGCCATCTCAGGAGCTGAAAAGTCAAGAGGCTGGTAATGTGCTTGAGCAACCATCTGAGGAGGTGCACCAACCCCAGAATCCAGCACAACAGGAGCTTGGCTCTGTGATTTCACCAGGATTCAGAGATGCCCCAACGTCCCTCAATCAGTTGTTGGATAATACATCCACCTCATCCTTGTCCATGAAACCACCCAAGATCACTCCTACAGGAAGTGGGGATCTGATGAAAAAAGAGAGCCCTCAGTCTTTAACAGATCAAGAAGGCCAACGTAATCCTGGGAACCTGCAGAACAGTGAAAGTGCAGATTCTTTACCTGTTGGTGAACCTGAGCAAAAACCCAAGGTTGGCTCTATGCCAAGTCCAAATTTGGTCCAAAGTAGTAATTCAAGCCATCAGTCGCCCTGTGTTGTGTCCAGTGTTGGCTCTGCTTTGCTTATTAGTCCTACTACAAGTTCTAGCCCACATCCCAACCCTTCTGTTAGTCCAAATCCCAATGCTAAGCCTATGGCCAGTATGTCACAGACAGTTTTGCAGAGACCCACGTCATCAGGACCCACTCCAAATCAGATAACGGTCTTTGTGACATCCAGTGCCATTAGTTCTGCTGCCAGCACTGCATCTGCAGTGCCTTCAGCTATTGCCTCCACAGTGCCCAGTAAAAACATAAGACCCCCAGAAATACGCCAGTCAACTCCCACTCAAACCCGACCTCCACAGTTCATTACAGCACCCGTGTTCATCAACCCAATATTCCAAGTCACAGCTGCCTCTGTACCATCAAGCACCAGTGTAGTGTCTCCATCTGTCACTGTGGTAAGGCCCATACAAGTGCCTGCAAATATTCAACTCGCACCTGCTCCGGTTTCAGCTACGGTTTCTGTACCAGCGCCTGTCGCTATGGCAACACCACCTCCTGCCGTAAGCATCGCCACTAGTCAGCAGGGCCGTGCTATGATTGGACAAATAAAAGTGCAAGTGCCTGCGAGTCAGGCTTCCCCGATGACCACAGTTCCTCCTCAGCAAAAAAACCTTGGGATACCAATGCAAGAGAGCACTTCTGATGCTTCTGTCTCAACCCCGAGCTCTGTGGGACGGCCCTCTCTCCAGCCTACCTCCAGCTCTTCCACGTCTTCATCCTTTCAGCAAACGCTGACCTCCCCAGTCTGCTCAAGCCCGGGGATTACATCTGTTGCCCGCAGGAGCCCCCTTTCTACAACAGTAACTGTTGCTAAGACCAGTCATGTCCAGACTGTTTTGAGCAAGGCTTCCATCCCCCAAAGTGGTGACAGCCATCAGATGCAACAGCAGAATACATCCCAGGCAGGAAAAACCACAGATATTGCATCAAAGGTCTCCTCTCGGGTGATTACAACTGAACCACTTTCCTGCCCACAGCCTCCTCCTACAACCGTCTCTTCTGCACAGACAACACTTCAGCCATTAGTACCAGTATCCACGATTTCTTCCTCTGCACCTGCACAGAGTCCAGTACCAGCTTCTCCTGTGCCCACCCCTTCTGTGCCCACCACTACTGTCACGGTACCTCTGGCCAGTCCTGTTACCACTTCTCCACCCACTCATGCACCTGCAACAGGACTTCCTCCACCTCTTTCTGCCCCGGGGAACACCGGTCCTTCCACTGGCCCTTCTGTGCTGTCTCCACCGCTCCCTGCTGTGGAACGGCCACGCACCGCAGAAATGGATGCAGCATTGCCTGACCCAGTAGAACCTGCCGAGATTTCTGCCAAAGCTTCAAGTCTCACAG CTGAGCCTGGTGTTGCACAGGAAGAGCAACGTTTGAGTGACCAACCTG GAGAGGCGGCTACCTCTGTGGCAGAACAGGG ATgggcaaagaaaagaaaggcgCCCATCGACTTAGTCCCAAG GGACACGAGGGCCGCCACCGAGAAGGCGAAAGGTCCCAGTCGTCGGAGCTCGCGGGCGGAGAAGGATGCTGAGGAGGACATGTCTGACAACGGGCAGAGAAAGAGGGCAGCTAGACCAGGCTCGGCGTCCTCCAGCACGGGGAAAGCTACAG AATCAAACACTGGTGCCCCTCCCACGCAGGCCAAGAGAAGGAAATCTAAGTGA